A window of the Gossypium hirsutum isolate 1008001.06 chromosome A03, Gossypium_hirsutum_v2.1, whole genome shotgun sequence genome harbors these coding sequences:
- the LOC107940756 gene encoding uncharacterized protein, with the protein MEDCMRLSMRKLALWYTKTFKPLMTHDELDHIMATMGFVALPPVQPTCSTVAWKEYVYMASPGRSKSSSSCLSGSCEPSTVEPPRPKLPYPRIDGLHIYTYRAFLDAVNFYLEMCDISELFHIRGMPLHRSNDRSRKWRCMEEDDGVFVYREGTLEQTTYKMYHFNKLNSNSCNGYNGAIVIRDKGNNNKNNTPVSCFVPLKDIIV; encoded by the exons ATGGAAGATTGCATGAGACTCAGCATGAGAAAGCTAGCCCTTTGGTACACCAAAACCTTCAAACCTCTCATGACCCACGATGAGCTCGACCATATCATGGCTACCATGGGCTTCGTCGCCCTCCCTCCTGTCCAACCAACTTGTTCTACCGTCGCCTGGAAAGAATACGTTTACATGGCCTCACCTGGACGCTCCAAGTCTTCCTCCTCTTGTTTGAGTGGTAGTTGTGAACCGTCTACGGTGGAGCCGCCTAGACCAAAGTTGCCGTACCCAAGGATCGATGGGCTTCACATTTACACCTACCGCGCCTTCCTCGACGCCGTTAACTTTTATCTCGAGATGTGCGATATTTCTGAACTCTTCCACATTCG GGGTATGCCGCTTCACCGGAGCAATGACCGGAGCCGGAAATGGCGATGCATGGAGGAAGACGATGGTGTGTTTGTATACAGGGAAGGAACATTGGAACAAACAACGTACAAAATGTACCATTTCAACAAGCTAAACTCCAACAGCTGCAATGGGTATAATGGTGCCATTGTCATTCGTGACAAAGGGAACAATAACAAGAACAATACCCCTGTTAGCTGTTTTGTTCCATTGAAGGATATTATAGTATGA